One Solibacillus sp. R5-41 DNA segment encodes these proteins:
- a CDS encoding LysR family transcriptional regulator — translation MTVNEEEIIKILAEEKNMRKAAERLFLTQPALSQRLQSIEKEWGAQLFIRSQKGLTPTPAGELVIQYSNEIIIKQEEVFETIQALNSKVHGTLKIACASIVGQNWLPKVLKDFVTKYPDAKISLMTGWSSEIVKALYEGEAHVGIVRGQADWKGKKIHLFRDMMYLVDKELADIEEILTSDRPFIQFKSDSNYYQEIQQWWQRHFNFNPKHQIIVDQIETCKQMAVNGIGYAILPSITLNGEEKVNKIPLTNSEKDHGLTRDTWLIGYDSSFELRQVEAFVDVVQDHARCLYDYSKGEN, via the coding sequence ATGACTGTAAATGAAGAAGAAATTATAAAGATTTTAGCAGAAGAAAAAAATATGCGGAAAGCGGCAGAGCGTTTATTTTTAACGCAGCCAGCATTATCGCAGCGTTTGCAATCAATTGAGAAGGAATGGGGAGCACAGCTATTTATTCGCTCACAAAAGGGATTAACACCAACACCAGCGGGGGAATTAGTGATCCAATATTCAAATGAAATCATTATAAAGCAGGAGGAAGTGTTTGAAACGATTCAAGCGCTCAATTCAAAGGTTCATGGTACATTGAAAATTGCCTGTGCATCGATTGTCGGCCAAAATTGGTTGCCAAAAGTGTTAAAGGATTTTGTGACGAAATATCCAGATGCCAAAATTTCATTAATGACGGGCTGGAGTTCTGAAATTGTAAAGGCTCTCTATGAAGGAGAGGCACATGTTGGAATTGTTCGTGGTCAAGCAGATTGGAAAGGCAAAAAAATTCATTTATTTCGCGATATGATGTATTTAGTGGATAAGGAATTAGCGGATATAGAAGAAATATTGACGTCAGACCGCCCGTTCATTCAATTTAAAAGTGATTCGAATTATTATCAAGAAATTCAGCAATGGTGGCAGCGACATTTTAATTTCAATCCAAAGCATCAAATTATCGTCGACCAAATCGAGACGTGCAAACAAATGGCGGTCAACGGGATAGGCTATGCGATTTTACCTTCCATTACATTGAATGGGGAAGAAAAGGTCAATAAAATTCCATTAACTAATTCAGAAAAGGATCACGGACTTACGCGTGATACGTGGCTCATTGGCTATGATTCCTCATTTGAATTGCGTCAAGTCGAGGCTTTCGTGGATGTAGTACAAGACCACGCAAGATGCTTATATGATTATTCCAAGGGCGAAAATTAG